The nucleotide sequence GCGTCGGCGACGAGAGCCTTGAGGGAGTCGCGGCGGGCTTCGATCTGATCCAGGACCGGGAACTTGTACTTGGCCTTGTAGACGGGCCCCTGGGCGGCGGCGGCCGTCGCGCACAGGACCAGCAGGCCGATCACGGGCAGGCGCTTCACGGCGATCCCCTCTTTCAGTTGGCGGTGCCCGACAGGTCCGGCATCCCGCCGAACAGCATGCCGATCACCACGGTGACGGCGATCATCGCCAGCCAGCCCAGCACGCCCACGAGCACGGCCCGGGCGGTGCTCGTGTAGTCGAGGGCCTGGCGCACCGCGACGACGGTGGCGGCGAGCATCCAGAAGAAGGCGACCAGGCTGACCAGCCAGCCCAGCACCGGGATGGAGCCCAGGACGCGGATCAGGCCCGGCGAGGAGGCGAAGCCCAGCGTGCGCAGCAGCTGCCCCAGGTCGGCTTCGGTCGCGGTCTCCGGCAGCACCTTGGTGCCGAGCACGTAGATCACGCCCGACCAGACCACCCAGCCCACGACCGAGGCGACCAGGCCGCCGAACAGGCCGTTCACCCCGCCGAGGCCGAGATTGCCGATTCCCGCGGCCACGCTCGACAGCAGCACCACGAACAGGGCCTGCATGGTGGCGCTGCCGTCGTGCTCGACTTCCTCGTACAGCGCCGGATCGAGCCGCGCGGCGCGGATCATGCGTTGGATCATCACGTTCAAGGTCCACCTCCGTCGGTTGGGATTCCGGCGCAGGATGCCACCGCCGGCGCGGCGGGTCAAGGGCCGCGGGTCAGCCGGGCCGCGGGTTGGCTGCGGAACGGCCGTGTGTTATCGTCCGGCGGTCCGGACGATGCGGCCCGCACCACCAGGAGGCGACTTGGCCACCACGATCCCCACGGACTTCCAGGCGCAGATCCGTCACGGCCTGCCCGCCGCCCCGCCGCCGCCGCCCCCGGTCGACCCCGCGGTCAGCCGCGCGCCGCGCCGACCGCTGCCGCTGGACGCCGCCGGCAAGCGCCTGGCCCTGCGCAACGCCCTGCGCTACGTGCCCGCCGCCTGGCACCGCGAACTGGCCCCCGAGTTCGCCCGCGAGCTGGCCGAGCTGGGCCGCATCTACATGCACCGCCTGCGCCCCGCCTACGCGATGCGGGCCCGTCCCCTCGGCGAGTACCCCGCCCGCACGCGCCAGGCCGCGGCGATCATGCACATGATCCAGAACAACCTGGACCCGGCCGTCGCCCAGCACCCCTACGAGCTGATCACCTACGGCGGCAACGGCACGGTCTTCCAGAACTGGGCCCAGTACCTGCTGACGATGAAGTACCTCAGCGAGATGTCCGAGGTCCAGACGCTGGTCATGTACTCGGGACACCCGCTCGGGCTGTTCCCCTCGCACGCCGACGCGCCGCGCGTGATCGTCACCAACGGCATGGTCATCCCCAACCACTCCTCCCCCGACGACTACACGCGCCTGGCCGCGCTGGGCGTCACCAGCTACGGGCAGATGACCGCCGGCAGCTACATGTACATCGGCCCGCAGGGCATCGTGCACGGCACGGCGATCACGGTCATGAACGCCGGACGGCTGTACCTCGGCTGCCAGGACGCGGACGAGCTGAGCGGCAAGGTCCTCGTGACGGCCGGCCTCGGCGGCATGAGCGGGGCGCAGGCCAAGGCGGCGGTCATCGCCGGCGCGGTCTGCGTCGTGGCCGAGATCAACCCCGAGGCGGCGCGCAAGCGCCACGCCCAGGGCTGGGTGGACGAGCTGTACGAGGACCTCGACACGGTCCTGCGCCGCATGTCCGAGGCCCGGGCCGCGCGGCAGCCCGTGTCGATCGCCTACCTGGGCAACGTCGTGGATCTCTGGGAGAGGCTGGCGCGCGACGGGATCGACGTGGAGCTGGGCAGCGACCAGACCAGCCTGCACATCCCGTTCACGGGTGGCTACTACCCCGTCGGTCTGACGCTCGCCGAGAGCAACCGCCTGCAGGCCGACGACCCGCCGGCCTTCAAGGCGGCCGTGCAGGCCACGCTGCGCCGCCACGTGGCGGCGGTCAACGCCCTCAGCGAGCGCGGCATGAAGTTCTGGGACTACGGCAACGCGTTCCTCTTGGAAGCGGGCCGCGCCGGGGCCGACGTGATGGCCGCCGACGGCTCCTTCCGCTACCCGTCGTACGTCGAGGACATCATGGGCCCGATGTGCTTCGACTACGGCTTCGGCCCGTTCCGCTGGGTCTGCACGAGCGCCGACCCGCGCGACCTCGCGACCACCGACGGCCTCGCCGCCGAGGTCATCGCGGAACTGGCAGACACCGCCCCGCCCGAGACGCGCCAGCAGTACCTGGACAACCTGCGCTGGATCCGGCAGGCCGGCGACAACCACCTGGTGGTGGGCAGCCAGGCCCGCATCCTCTACAGCGACGACCAGGGGCGTCGCCGCCTCGCGGCCGCCTTCAACGCGGCGATCCGCGACGGGCGCCTGTCGGCCCCGGTGGTCATCGGCCGCGACCACCACGACGTCTCGGGCACCGACAGCCCCTACCGCGAGACGGCCAACATCCGCGACGGCTCGCAGTGGTGCGCCGACATGGCCGTGCAGAACTTCGCCGGCGACGCCTGCCGCGGCGCCACCTGGGTCTCGCTGCACAACGGCGGCGGCGTAGGCTGGGGCGAGGTGATCAACGGCGGCTTCGGCCTGGTGCTCGACGGCACCGCCGACGCCGACCGCCGCCTGGACCTGATGCTCAACTGGGACGTCAACAACGGCATCGCCCGGCGCGCCTGGGCCCGCAACGAGGGCGCCGAGTTCGCCATCCGCGCGGCGATGGCCCGCGACCCGCTGTTGCGGGTCACCGTGGGCGAGCACGCGGACGACGAACTGATCGAGCGCACGGTCAGCGAGACCTTCCACGACTAGACCGCAGGAGACGCCGATGCAGCCGCAAGCCGAACGCGTGACCCGGGCCGCCGTGCCCGCCCTGGACGAACTGCTGGGCGTGGCGCTGCCCGTGCTGGACGACGGTTTCGTGCGCGTCATCGACTACATGGGCGACGACCGCGCCGTCGTGCAGGCGGCCCGCGTCTCCTACGGGGACGGCACCAAGCAGGTGAGCGAGGACCGCGGCCTGATCCGCTACCTGCTGCGCCACCGCCACACCACCCCCTTCGAGATGTGCGAGCTGAAGCTGCACGTGCGCGTGCCGATGGACGCGTGGCGGCAGTGGATCCGGCATCGTTCGGCCTCGGTCAACGAGGTGAGCTCGCGCTACTCGATCGTGACCGACTCGGCGCAGCGCACGGCGCCGGAGGCGTGGCGCCGCCAGGCTGACGACAACCGTCAGGGCAGCTCCGGTTGCTTCGACGCCGCGCAGGGCGCGGCGTTCACCGCCGGCGAGCGCGAGGTCCACGCGCTGGCGCGCCGGGTGTACGAGGAGAAGATCGCCCGCGGCGTCGCCCGCGAGCAGGCCCGCAAGGACCTGCCGCTGTGCACCTACACCGAGGCCTACTGGAAGATCGACCTGCACAACCTGCTGCACTTCCTGTCGCTGCGCATGGACCCGCACGCGCAGCAGGAGATCCGCGCGTACGCCACGGTGATCGGCGAGCGGATCGTCGCGCGGTGGGTGCCGCTGGTCTGGGAGGCCTTCGTCGACTACCGGCTCGGCGCGGCGTCGCTGTCGCGGATCGAGCAGGAGATCCTCGGCGCGATCGGGGCCGGGGACGCCGAGCGGGCCTGCGCCCTGGCGAGCGCAGCGGGCTGGCTGGAGCGGGGGGCCGTCGGGCTGAAGCGGCACCGGGAGCGGGCGGAGTTCGAGGCCAAGCTCGCCGGCTGGGGGGTGGCGGCGCCATGGGCGGCGGACTCTCGATAAGGGTCCCGACTCCCCAAGCCCGCGCGAGCTTCGCTCACTCGTCCTGCTCCGCCACCAGCGACCGCCCCGCCTCGAAATCCCACAGCGTCTGCCGCCGCAGGTCCGCGCCGGCCAGCTGGTACTGGATGAAGGCGTCCAGGTAGGCCAGGCTGGCTTGCGTGAGGCGGCTGCGGTCCAGCGCGAGTTCCTGGCTCGTGATGTCCCCGTTGTCGAAGCGCTGCCGGCTGATGTCCAGGCCGCGGGTGGCGACCTCGACGCTACGCGCCAGGACGTCGAGGCGGGCCCGGCTCTCGGCCAGGTTGCTCAGCGCCGCGTTGACCTGCAGGACCACCGACCGCCGCCGCTGGTCGATGTCGAGCCCGCTGCGCTCCAGCGCGGCGCGGGCCGCCGCCACCTCGGCGCCGTTGACGCCGCTGTCCCAGATCGGCACCGCGAGGGTGAAGGCCACGCCCTTGTTGCCGGGCCGGTGCCGCAGGTCGTCCCAGCTCAGGTCCCACATGTTGCGCAGGGGCAGGTCGTCGCTGCTGCCGATGCCGGTGAGGTCGTAGTAGGCGCGCAGCTCGCCCTTGACGGCCGAGCGCGCATCGGTCTCCGCGACGGTGATCTCGGCGCGGCGCAGGCCGGCCTCGGTGTTGCGGATCTCGGCGCGGTTCTCCAGCGCGTGCCGCAGCGCGAGGTCGGGATCGACCTCGTAGAAGCGGGGCGCGGTCGCGGCCGCGACGCGGACGCGGGCGTCCATGGGCAGGCCCACGCCCAGCTTGAAGCGGTCGGCGGCGCGCGCGACGCCGCCCTCGGCCCCGAGCAGGTCGTTGCGGCTCTGGGCAAGATCCACCTCCATCTGCAGGGCCTCCACCTCGGGGATCAGGCCGGCCGAGAACTTGCGGCTGGCGAGCTGGTAGGCGTCCTGCTGCCGGGCGAGGTCGTTGCGGGCGATCTCCAGGCGGCGCTGGGCGCGCAGGTAGTCGTAGAACTGGGCCGTCACGTCGTAGACGAGGCCGAGCTGGGCGGCGGTGTGGTTGCGGCGCGACTCGTCCAGGTTCAGCCGGGCGCGCTCGAGCGAGAGCTGCAGGGTGTTGGGCGTCAGCAGCGGCTGGGAGAAGTCGATCCGGTAGCTGTTGAAGAAGGTGCGGCTCTCGAGCTTGGCGGCGGTCAGGTCGTCGTAGACGGTGTCGGTGCGGTGGTACACGTCCCCCGAGAGGCCGATGCGCCCGTTGGTCGGCAGCGGCTGGGTGAGCGTGAGACCGGCGCGCCACTCGCGGCTGCCGTAGGCGGTGTACTGGGGCAGCTGCCCCGGCTGGCTGACCCCCTGCACCGACTCGTCGTACTCGGGGGCGGCGAAGGCCAGGCCCACCTGGGTCCCGAAGCGGCCGCGCGCCGCGGCGACGTCCTGCTCCGCCTCCAGCAGCGCGAGGCGCGCGATGCGGGCGTCGTAGCTCCCGGCGAGCGCCAGGTCGAGCGCCTCGGGCAGGGTGAGCGCGACGGTATCGGCCGGAGCGTCCGCCTGGGCTTCGGCCACCGCGGCAAGGCAGGGAACGGCGAGCGTCGCCAGACAGCAAATGAGCAGTATTTTCATCACTCGTACCTGATGGAGTCGATGGGGTTCATGCGCGCCGCCCGGCGCGCGGGGTAGTAGCCGAAGACGATGCCCACGACGGCCGAGACGCCGAACGCCAGCAGCACCGACCACGGCGCGATGGCCACCGGCCAGCCGGCGTAGCGGGCGACGGCCTGCGCGAGCCCGATCCCGAAGGCCACGCCGATCAGGCCGCCCAGGAAGCTGACGCCGACGGCCTCGAGCAGGAACTGCAGCAGCACGTCGCGCTGCGTGGCGCCCACGGCGCGTCGCACGCCGATCTCGCGGGTGCGCTCCAGGACGCTGGCCAGCATGATGTTCATGATGCCGATGCCCCCGACCAGCAGGGAGATGCCGGCGATCGCCCCCATGACGATGCTGAAGATGCGCTGCGTGGACTGCTGCTGCCGGATCAGCTGCTGGGGGATCACCAGGCGGTGGTCGTCGACGCCGCGGTGGCGCCGCTCGACGAGCGCGCCCAGCACGGCCGCCGTCTCCAGGATGCGGTCGGTGTCCCCGACCTGCGCCACCAGCCGGTGCAGCTCGCTCTCGCCGACCTTGCGGGGCAGCCGCTGCAGGGCGCAGCTCACCGGGACGTAGGCGTCGCGGTCGGTGTCGCGCACGTCCTCGAGCCGGTCCCCGGCCCCGGCGGGCGGCCCGGCCATGACCCCGATCACGTCGTACCAGTCGCGCCCGATCTTGACCCGCTCCCCGAGCGGGTCGGCGAGCAGGAACAGCTCGCGGGCCAGTCCCGGGCCGAGCACGCACACCCGCGACACCGAATCCACCTCGGAGGTCGTGAAGAAGCGCCCCGCCGCCGGGCGGCTGCGCATGACCGCGACGTAGTCGGGCGTCGTGCCGACGGCGCTGGCCGACACGCGCTTGCGCCCCGCCTGCACGTCCAGCTCGACGATGCGCAGCGGCACCACGCGCCCCACGCCCGGCAGCACCTCGCGGATCGCCGCGGCGTCGGCCAGCGTCAGCCCGGGGCTGAAGGGGCGGCCCTGCTCCTCGTCGTCGGGC is from bacterium and encodes:
- a CDS encoding YIP1 family protein, producing the protein MNVMIQRMIRAARLDPALYEEVEHDGSATMQALFVVLLSSVAAGIGNLGLGGVNGLFGGLVASVVGWVVWSGVIYVLGTKVLPETATEADLGQLLRTLGFASSPGLIRVLGSIPVLGWLVSLVAFFWMLAATVVAVRQALDYTSTARAVLVGVLGWLAMIAVTVVIGMLFGGMPDLSGTAN
- a CDS encoding TolC family protein, producing the protein MKILLICCLATLAVPCLAAVAEAQADAPADTVALTLPEALDLALAGSYDARIARLALLEAEQDVAAARGRFGTQVGLAFAAPEYDESVQGVSQPGQLPQYTAYGSREWRAGLTLTQPLPTNGRIGLSGDVYHRTDTVYDDLTAAKLESRTFFNSYRIDFSQPLLTPNTLQLSLERARLNLDESRRNHTAAQLGLVYDVTAQFYDYLRAQRRLEIARNDLARQQDAYQLASRKFSAGLIPEVEALQMEVDLAQSRNDLLGAEGGVARAADRFKLGVGLPMDARVRVAAATAPRFYEVDPDLALRHALENRAEIRNTEAGLRRAEITVAETDARSAVKGELRAYYDLTGIGSSDDLPLRNMWDLSWDDLRHRPGNKGVAFTLAVPIWDSGVNGAEVAAARAALERSGLDIDQRRRSVVLQVNAALSNLAESRARLDVLARSVEVATRGLDISRQRFDNGDITSQELALDRSRLTQASLAYLDAFIQYQLAGADLRRQTLWDFEAGRSLVAEQDE
- the thyX gene encoding FAD-dependent thymidylate synthase, yielding MQPQAERVTRAAVPALDELLGVALPVLDDGFVRVIDYMGDDRAVVQAARVSYGDGTKQVSEDRGLIRYLLRHRHTTPFEMCELKLHVRVPMDAWRQWIRHRSASVNEVSSRYSIVTDSAQRTAPEAWRRQADDNRQGSSGCFDAAQGAAFTAGEREVHALARRVYEEKIARGVAREQARKDLPLCTYTEAYWKIDLHNLLHFLSLRMDPHAQQEIRAYATVIGERIVARWVPLVWEAFVDYRLGAASLSRIEQEILGAIGAGDAERACALASAAGWLERGAVGLKRHRERAEFEAKLAGWGVAAPWAADSR
- a CDS encoding urocanate hydratase translates to MATTIPTDFQAQIRHGLPAAPPPPPPVDPAVSRAPRRPLPLDAAGKRLALRNALRYVPAAWHRELAPEFARELAELGRIYMHRLRPAYAMRARPLGEYPARTRQAAAIMHMIQNNLDPAVAQHPYELITYGGNGTVFQNWAQYLLTMKYLSEMSEVQTLVMYSGHPLGLFPSHADAPRVIVTNGMVIPNHSSPDDYTRLAALGVTSYGQMTAGSYMYIGPQGIVHGTAITVMNAGRLYLGCQDADELSGKVLVTAGLGGMSGAQAKAAVIAGAVCVVAEINPEAARKRHAQGWVDELYEDLDTVLRRMSEARAARQPVSIAYLGNVVDLWERLARDGIDVELGSDQTSLHIPFTGGYYPVGLTLAESNRLQADDPPAFKAAVQATLRRHVAAVNALSERGMKFWDYGNAFLLEAGRAGADVMAADGSFRYPSYVEDIMGPMCFDYGFGPFRWVCTSADPRDLATTDGLAAEVIAELADTAPPETRQQYLDNLRWIRQAGDNHLVVGSQARILYSDDQGRRRLAAAFNAAIRDGRLSAPVVIGRDHHDVSGTDSPYRETANIRDGSQWCADMAVQNFAGDACRGATWVSLHNGGGVGWGEVINGGFGLVLDGTADADRRLDLMLNWDVNNGIARRAWARNEGAEFAIRAAMARDPLLRVTVGEHADDELIERTVSETFHD
- a CDS encoding ABC transporter permease → MPLLQTARVGVAGLAAHRLRSLLTTLGIVFGVAAVIAMLSIGEGARRQVMAQFALLGIDNLLVVDKPPPAPDDEEQGRPFSPGLTLADAAAIREVLPGVGRVVPLRIVELDVQAGRKRVSASAVGTTPDYVAVMRSRPAAGRFFTTSEVDSVSRVCVLGPGLARELFLLADPLGERVKIGRDWYDVIGVMAGPPAGAGDRLEDVRDTDRDAYVPVSCALQRLPRKVGESELHRLVAQVGDTDRILETAAVLGALVERRHRGVDDHRLVIPQQLIRQQQSTQRIFSIVMGAIAGISLLVGGIGIMNIMLASVLERTREIGVRRAVGATQRDVLLQFLLEAVGVSFLGGLIGVAFGIGLAQAVARYAGWPVAIAPWSVLLAFGVSAVVGIVFGYYPARRAARMNPIDSIRYE